The following are encoded together in the Coffea arabica cultivar ET-39 chromosome 1c, Coffea Arabica ET-39 HiFi, whole genome shotgun sequence genome:
- the LOC113704181 gene encoding ETHYLENE INSENSITIVE 3-like 1 protein has product MMMFDDIGFCGDLEFFSAPLKEADSVTPQAEPESDPVVDDDYTDEEIDVDELERRMWRDKMRLKRLKEMNKGKDGVDVAKQRQSQEQARRKKMSRAQDGILKYMLKMMEVCKAQGFVYGIIPEKGKPVSGASDNLREWWKDKVRFDRNGPAAIAKYQADNSIPGKNEGSNPVGPTPHTLQELQDTTLGSLLSALMQHCDPPQRRFPLEKGVPPPWWPTGNEEWWPQLGLQKDQGPPPYKKPHDLKKAWKVGVLTAVIKHMSPDIAKIRKLVRQSKCLQDKMTAKESATWLAIINQEETLARELFPDRCPPLLSSGGSGSFAMNDSSEYDVEGVEDEPNFDVQEQKPSNLHLLNMATDRFKDRLPVQQQSHAIKDEVVTNLDFARKRKPANELDVMIDHKIYTCEFLQCPHSELRHGFQDRSSRDNHQLSCPFRNSPQFGVSNFNVNDVKPMVFPQSFVQPKSAALPVNANPPSFNLSGIGVPEDGQRMINDLMSFYESNIQGNKNADSGNAAVIKEQSVQQPGMQCQSDNYLHGQGIMMEGNIFEDTNVSSNRSIFQQGDRFEDANIPASRPMFQHGDRFDQCKITSSPFNNSNENFQFMFGSPFNLPSVDFTEGLPGISRDNASKQDLPIWYH; this is encoded by the coding sequence ATGATGATGTTCGACGATATCGGGTTTTGCGGTGATCTGGAGTTCTTTTCTGCTCCACTCAAGGAAGCAGATTCAGTAACTCCTCAGGCTGAACCTGAATCAGACCCAGTTGTTGATGATGACTATACTGATGAGGAAATTGATGTTGATGAACTGGAAAGGAGGATGTGGAGGGATAAGATGCGTCTGAAACGGCTCAAGGAAATGAATAAAGGCAAGGATGGTGTTGATGTGGCCAAACAGAGGCAGTCCCAAGAGCAGGCTAGGAGAAAGAAGATGTCAAGGGCACAAGATGGAATATTGAAGTATATGCTGAAAATGATGGAAGTGTGTAAGGCTCAAGGGTTTGTCTATGGGATTATTCCTGAAAAAGGGAAACCAGTAAGTGGTGCATCTGACAATCTCAGGGAGTGGTGGAAGGACAAGGTCAGATTTGATCGTAACGGCCCTGCTGCCATCGCCAAATACCAGGCAGATAATTCAATCCCTGGCAAGAATGAGGGCTCTAATCCTGTTGGTCCTACACCACATACTCTGCAAGAGCTTCAAGATACCACCCTTGGATCATTGTTGTCAGCCCTGATGCAGCACTGTGATCCCCCTCAGAGGAGATTTCCATTAGAGAAGGGTGTTCCGCCACCATGGTGGCCCACAGGGAATGAGGAGTGGTGGCCTCAATTGGGCTTGCAGAAGGATCAAGGCCCTCCACCTTACAAGAAGCCTCATGATCTGAAAAAGGCATGGAAGGTGGGTGTTCTAACGGCTGTGATCAAGCACATGTCTCCTGATATTGCCAAGATTCGCAAGCTTGTAAGGCAATCAAAGTGTTTGCAGGACAAGATGACAGCCAAGGAGAGTGCAACGTGGCTCGCCATCATCAACCAAGAGGAGACTTTGGCTCGAGAACTATTCCCTGATCGGTGCCCTCCTTTGTTGTCATCTGGTGGCAGTGGATCTTTCGCAATGAATGACAGCAGTGAGTATGATGTGGAAGGTGTCGAAGATGAGCCTAACTTTGACGTACAGGAGCAAAAGCCAAGTAATCTTCATCTGTTGAATATGGCAACCGACAGGTTTAAAGATAGGCTTCCTGTTCAGCAACAATCTCATGCAATTAAGGATGAAGTCGTAACCAATTTAGACTTTGCCAGAAAGAGGAAGCCAGCTAATGAGTTGGATGTCATGATCGATCACAAAATCTACACGTGTGAGTTCCTTCAATGTCCTCATAGTGAACTTCGCCACGGCTTTCAGGACAGATCTTCCAGAGATAATCATCAACTATCTTGTCCTTTTCGAAATTCTCCACAATTTGGAGTTTCGAATTTTAATGTCAATGACGTCAAGCCGATGGTCTTTCCTCAGTCATTTGTCCAGCCAAAGTCTGCTGCCCTGCCAGTTAATGCAAACCCACCATCCTTCAATCTATCAGGAATTGGAGTTCCAGAAGATGGGCAAAGGATGATCAATGACCTCATGTCATTTTATGAGTCTAATATCCAAGGCAACAAGAATGCAGATTCTGGGAATGCCGCTGTGATTAAAGAGCAATCTGTTCAGCAACCTGGCATGCAATGTCAATCTGACAATTACCTTCATGGCCAAGGGATAATGATGGAGGGTAATATCTTTGAAGATACTAATGTATCCAGCAACCGTTCTATTTTTCAGCAGGGAGATCGTTTTGAAGATGCTAACATTCCAGCTAGTCGTCCCATGTTTCAGCATGGTGACCGGTTTGACCAGTGCAAGATAACAAGTTCTCCATTCAACAACTCCAATGAGAATTTCCAGTTCATGTTCGGGTCACCATTCAATCTACCTTCTGTTGACTTTACTGAAGGCTTGCCTGGGATTTCGAGGGATAATGCATCAAAGCAGGACCTCCCAATATGGTACCATTAA